A genomic stretch from Spongiibacter nanhainus includes:
- the modA gene encoding molybdate ABC transporter substrate-binding protein, with protein MAANFAPAMKEIAASFGRHSGHEVILSSASSGKLAAQIQHGAPFDIFLSADQAKPLALAKAGYAVPATRFTYAIGALVLWSANEAIQGSERQRLEAGDYQKLAIANPRLAPYGKAARETLQALGLEAASRRHWVTGENIAQTYQFVASGNAELGFVALSQLRLLGRAPDSDKANQQAFGWQVPSSMHRAIRQDAILLSKAESNEAANQLLSYLKGEDARAIMRDFGYDSADDAANDTANDTANSTH; from the coding sequence GTGGCAGCCAACTTCGCACCAGCTATGAAAGAGATCGCGGCAAGCTTTGGTCGGCACTCCGGTCATGAGGTGATTCTTTCCAGCGCGTCTTCAGGCAAGTTGGCGGCGCAAATTCAACACGGGGCGCCCTTCGATATTTTTCTATCTGCGGATCAGGCCAAGCCGCTTGCCCTGGCTAAAGCGGGCTATGCCGTTCCGGCAACCCGCTTTACCTATGCCATAGGCGCGTTGGTGTTGTGGAGTGCTAATGAGGCCATTCAAGGCAGCGAGCGCCAGCGCCTAGAGGCTGGAGACTACCAAAAGCTGGCGATTGCCAATCCCCGCTTGGCTCCCTACGGCAAGGCCGCACGGGAAACCCTGCAGGCGCTGGGTTTGGAGGCGGCCAGCCGGCGCCACTGGGTGACTGGCGAGAATATCGCCCAAACCTATCAATTCGTTGCCAGTGGCAATGCCGAACTGGGTTTTGTGGCGCTGTCGCAGCTACGGCTGCTGGGTCGAGCTCCGGACTCTGACAAAGCGAATCAACAGGCATTCGGGTGGCAGGTTCCCTCCTCCATGCATCGGGCTATTCGGCAGGATGCGATATTGCTGAGCAAGGCTGAATCCAATGAGGCTGCCAATCAGCTGTTGTCTTATCTCAAGGGCGAGGACGCGCGGGCAATTATGCGGGATTTTGGCTACGATAGCGCCGATGACGCGGCCAATGACACCGCTAATGATACGGCCAATAGCACTCACTAA